In one window of Henckelia pumila isolate YLH828 chromosome 1, ASM3356847v2, whole genome shotgun sequence DNA:
- the LOC140877313 gene encoding uncharacterized protein, whose translation MDKEWMSKNRLSHEYEVGVESFLQFAMRNATDPNEIACPCSRCGNLKLKDVGTIRAHLCCNGIDLTYHKCIWHGERSTIENSMNYSDQVGRDEQKTFAEDPFDMVHATYDSYAENPNQFHKLLEDAEKPLFPGCTKFTKLSAFVKLYNLKAKYSWSDKSFTDLLSLFEEMLPDDNELSSSLYDAKKSLYALGMNYVKTHACPNDCILYRKEFEDFSNCPICRMSRWKLGKNSTINEGVPTKVLWYFPPIPRFQILFRNKEICKELTWHVDKRIRDGHLRHPTDAPAWKVVDHKWPDFAAELRNLRLALSADGINPHRLMSSAYSCWPVVMITYNLPPWLCMKRKFMMLTLLISGPKQPENDIDVYLAPLIDDLKKLWALQEKCSSTTAKIRCCRS comes from the coding sequence ATGGACAAAGAGTGGATGTCAAAAAATAGGTTATCACATGAATATGAGGTTGGGGTAGAGTCTTTCTTGCAGTTTGCAATGCGAAACGCTACCGATCCGAATGAAATAGCTTGCCCATGTTCAAGATGTGGTAATCTGAAGCTGAAAGATGTTGGCACTATAAGAGCACATTTGTGTTGTAATGGTATAGATTTAACATATCATAAATGTATTTGGCATGGGGAAAGATCTACAATCGAGAACTCAATGAATTATAGTGATCAAGTAGGGCGAGATGAACAAAAAACTTTTGCTGAGGACCCTTTTGATATGGTACATGCAACATATGATAGTTATGCTGAGAATCCAAACCAATTCCATAAGCTACTTGAAGATGCCGAGAAACCTTTGTTTCCGGGATGTACTAAATTTACAAAGTTATCAGCATTTGTGAAATTGTATAACTTGAAGGCAAAATATAGTTGGAGTGATAAAAGTTTCACAGACTTACTTAGTTTGTTCGAAGAAATGCTTCCAGATGACAATGAATTGTCTTCATCTTTGTATGATGCAAAGAAAAGCTTGTATGCATTAgggatgaattatgtgaaaacTCATGCTTGTCCTAATGATTGTATCTTATACCGGAAGGAGTTCGAGGATTTTTCCAATTGCCCTATTTGTAGGATGTCAAGGTGGAAGTTGGGTAAAAATTCTACGATAAATGAAGGAGTTCCTACAAAGGTCCTTTGGTACTTCCCACCTATTCCAAGATTTCAAATATTGTTTCGGAACAAGGAGATATGCAAGGAGTTAACTTGGCATGTTGATAAAAGAATTCGTGATGGACACTTGCGTCATCCGACCGATGCGCCCGCTTGGAAAGTAGTTGATCACAAGTGGCCAGATTTTGCTGCTGAACTTAGAAATCTTAGATTGGCCTTATCAGCAGATGGGATCAATCCTCATCGTTTGATGAGTTCTGCATATAGTTGTTGGCCAGTTGTGATGATAACTTACAATCTTCCTCCATGGTTGTGTATGAAGAGAAAGTTTATGATGCTCACTTTGTTGATTTCTGGTCCCAAACAGCCGGAAAATGATATTGACGTTTACTTAGCACCTTTGATTGAtgacttaaaaaaattatgggcactacaagaaaaatgctcaTCAACAACGGCTAAAATCCGTTGTTGTAGATCCTAA